One part of the Oncorhynchus clarkii lewisi isolate Uvic-CL-2024 chromosome 7, UVic_Ocla_1.0, whole genome shotgun sequence genome encodes these proteins:
- the LOC139413458 gene encoding Parkinson disease protein 7 homolog: MAGKKALVILSKGAEEMETVIPVDVMRRAGIAVTLAGLTGKDPVQCSRDIYLVPDSSLEDARKQGPYDVVLLPGGALGAQNLSESPAVKEVLKDQEGRKGLIAAVCAGPTALLAHGIAYGSTVTTHPGAKDKMMTGGHYTYSEARVQKDGHLITSRGPGTSFEFALAIVEELMGPEVAATVKAPLVLKD, from the exons ATGGCAGGCAAAAAGGCATTAGTAATCCTCTCTAAGGGTGCAGAGGAGATGGAAACTGTTATACCTGTGGACGTCATGCGTAGAGCTGGG ATTGCTGTGACGTTGGCAGGGTTGACTGGCAAAGACCCCGTGCAGTGCAGCAGAGACATCTACCTTGTTCCTGATTCCAGCCTGGAGGATGCCCGCAAGCAG GGTCCGTATGATGTGGTTCTTCTACCAGGGGGGGCTCTCGGTGCCCAGAACTTGTCAGAG TCCCCTGCTGTAAAAGAGGTGTTGAAGGACCAGGAGGGCAGGAAAGGGCTGATTGCTGCTGTCTGTGCAG GTCCCACGGCGCTGCTGGCACATGGTATTGCCTACGGCAGTACGGTCACCACCCACCCTGGTGCGAAGGACAAGATGATGACTGGAG GCCACTACACGTACTCAGAGGCTCGGGTCCAGAAGGATGGCCATCTGATCACCAGCCGTGGGCCAGGAACCAGCTTTGAGTTTGCCCTGGCCATTGTAGAGGAGCTCATGGGGCCTGAGGTGGCTGCTACAGTCAAAGCACCCCTGGTTCTGAAAGACTGA